The following proteins are co-located in the Clavibacter capsici genome:
- a CDS encoding UvrD-helicase domain-containing protein, with protein sequence MSGVGTGGDGMGGDAQARAEGGMISAQRIAETLGLPSPTEQQRRVIESPLEPGLVVAGAGSGKTETMASRVVWLLANGHVGVEEILGLTFTRKAAGELGVRIRARIEQLQQAGLAAVPADAFATPTVQTYNAFANGIFRDSATLIGREAESVVLTEASAWQLARRLVVESTDPRLLELGRGVDPITQAVISLSRAMSENVADPSEVVRLAGAFTGLEELPFGSARIRKAPAADAVAAVGALPPLVDLAVRFQEEKTRRGLVEYSDQVAFALAICERVPQVVAEHRKRFRVVLLDEYQDTSVVQTRLLSTLFGGTPVMAVGDPHQSIYGWRGASAANLARFGADFAPAGASAADVPVYALSTSWRNPASVLGAANRIVEPLTAASRIPVARLEPRPDAGDGRLDVAYEETIADEAASVAAWFADRLRQTGSDGRPRSAAMLCRSLKTIEPFTTALADRGVPFRVLGLGGLLDQPAVVDLVCVLRVLHDPTAGSELVRLLTGARWRIGTKDVHALSRVASWLMSRDHAQKPLAEEVRDGIRASVVPDEVGSVVDALDFVVGAREGHTALAGFSDEGLARLRAAGRQLQVLRSRVGLDLVDLVTVVQQELLLDIEVAANETDPLGRASLEAFTEQVAGYLQGDTAGTLGPFLAWLAEAERRDNLAPRTEEPEPGTVQILTIHGSKGLEWDVVAVPRMVEGELPGTLREKRGWVAFGALPFEFRGDSAELPSLAWRGVETQKEFAEAMEAFGEELEERNAAEQRRLAYVAVTRTRSDLLLTGSFWSTQQKPRGPGAFLREIQEVGLTPPDALPEAPGLEENPLEPGSARVAWPLPPLGPREARVRAAADAVASADPGAETVWTRDIDLLLAERDARARDAELVDLPTRIPASRFKDFVSDTAGVAARLRRPMPERPYRQTRLGTLFHGWVEARYGPAGTGDVIDAAGVELDQDPTEPAVETEDLDRLRAIFEASEWAARKPEEVEVEIHMELAGQVVICKIDAVFLIDGRYRVVDWKTGRTPKDAADLELKQLQLALYRLAFAKWRGIDPDLIDAEFYFVAEDRSLKPERLYSEEDLVALWSGARTPDASRAPSGETVG encoded by the coding sequence GTGAGCGGCGTGGGCACGGGCGGCGACGGCATGGGCGGCGACGCGCAGGCACGCGCGGAGGGCGGCATGATCAGCGCGCAGCGCATCGCGGAGACGCTCGGACTGCCGAGCCCCACGGAGCAGCAGCGGCGCGTCATCGAGTCGCCGCTCGAGCCCGGCCTCGTCGTCGCGGGCGCCGGCAGCGGCAAGACCGAGACCATGGCGAGCCGCGTCGTGTGGCTGCTCGCGAACGGGCACGTGGGCGTCGAGGAGATCCTCGGCCTCACCTTCACGCGCAAGGCCGCGGGCGAGCTCGGGGTGCGCATCCGCGCCCGCATCGAGCAGCTGCAGCAGGCCGGGCTCGCGGCCGTGCCCGCGGACGCGTTCGCGACGCCCACCGTGCAGACCTACAACGCGTTCGCGAACGGCATCTTCCGCGACAGCGCCACCCTCATCGGCCGCGAGGCGGAGTCGGTCGTGCTCACCGAGGCGTCCGCGTGGCAGCTCGCGCGTCGGCTCGTCGTGGAGAGCACCGACCCGCGGCTGCTCGAGCTGGGGCGGGGCGTGGATCCCATCACGCAGGCCGTCATCTCCCTCAGCCGGGCGATGAGCGAGAACGTCGCGGACCCGTCCGAGGTCGTGCGGCTCGCGGGCGCGTTCACGGGCCTCGAGGAGCTGCCGTTCGGATCCGCCCGCATCCGCAAGGCCCCGGCCGCCGACGCGGTCGCCGCCGTCGGGGCGCTGCCGCCGCTCGTCGACCTCGCGGTGCGGTTCCAGGAGGAGAAGACGCGGCGCGGGCTCGTCGAGTACAGCGACCAGGTCGCCTTCGCGCTCGCGATCTGCGAGCGCGTGCCGCAGGTCGTCGCCGAGCACCGGAAGCGGTTCCGCGTCGTGCTGCTCGACGAGTACCAGGACACCTCGGTCGTGCAGACCCGTCTCCTCTCCACGCTCTTCGGGGGCACGCCCGTCATGGCGGTGGGGGATCCGCACCAGTCCATCTACGGCTGGCGCGGCGCGAGCGCGGCGAACCTGGCGCGCTTCGGGGCCGACTTCGCGCCGGCCGGAGCGTCCGCCGCGGACGTGCCCGTCTACGCGCTCTCCACCAGCTGGCGGAACCCGGCGTCCGTGCTCGGCGCCGCGAACCGCATCGTCGAGCCGCTCACCGCCGCGTCGCGGATCCCCGTGGCCCGGCTCGAGCCCCGCCCCGACGCGGGCGACGGCCGCCTCGACGTGGCCTACGAGGAGACGATCGCCGACGAGGCCGCGAGCGTCGCCGCGTGGTTCGCCGACCGGCTGCGGCAGACCGGATCCGACGGCCGCCCCCGCTCGGCCGCGATGCTGTGCCGCTCCCTCAAGACCATCGAGCCGTTCACGACGGCGCTCGCCGACCGCGGCGTCCCGTTCCGCGTGCTCGGCCTCGGCGGCCTGCTCGACCAGCCGGCCGTGGTCGACCTCGTCTGCGTGCTCCGCGTGCTGCACGACCCCACCGCGGGCAGCGAGCTCGTGCGGCTCCTCACGGGCGCTCGCTGGCGGATCGGCACGAAGGACGTGCACGCCCTGTCCCGGGTCGCCTCCTGGCTGATGTCCCGGGACCACGCGCAGAAGCCGCTCGCCGAGGAGGTCCGCGACGGCATCCGTGCCTCCGTCGTGCCGGACGAGGTCGGCTCCGTCGTCGACGCGCTCGACTTCGTCGTCGGCGCCCGCGAGGGCCACACCGCGCTCGCGGGCTTCAGCGACGAGGGCCTCGCCCGCCTCCGCGCCGCCGGGCGCCAGCTGCAGGTGCTGCGGTCCCGCGTCGGGCTCGACCTGGTCGACCTCGTGACGGTCGTCCAGCAGGAGCTGCTGCTCGACATCGAGGTCGCCGCCAACGAGACGGATCCGCTCGGCCGCGCGAGCCTCGAGGCCTTCACCGAGCAGGTGGCGGGCTACCTCCAGGGCGACACCGCGGGCACGCTGGGTCCGTTCCTCGCCTGGCTCGCCGAGGCGGAGCGGCGCGACAACCTCGCGCCGCGCACCGAGGAGCCCGAGCCCGGCACGGTGCAGATCCTCACCATCCACGGCTCCAAGGGCCTCGAGTGGGACGTCGTCGCCGTGCCGCGCATGGTCGAGGGGGAGCTTCCCGGCACGCTCCGGGAGAAGCGCGGCTGGGTCGCGTTCGGCGCCCTGCCGTTCGAGTTCCGCGGCGACTCCGCCGAGCTGCCGTCGCTCGCCTGGCGCGGCGTGGAGACGCAGAAGGAGTTCGCCGAGGCGATGGAGGCGTTCGGCGAGGAGCTCGAGGAGCGCAACGCCGCCGAGCAGCGCCGTCTCGCGTACGTCGCCGTCACGCGCACGCGGTCCGACCTGCTGCTCACGGGGTCGTTCTGGTCCACGCAGCAGAAGCCGCGGGGGCCCGGTGCGTTCCTGCGGGAGATCCAGGAGGTCGGGCTCACCCCGCCGGACGCCCTGCCCGAGGCGCCCGGGCTCGAGGAGAACCCGCTCGAGCCCGGATCCGCGCGCGTCGCCTGGCCGCTGCCGCCGCTCGGCCCGCGCGAGGCCCGCGTGCGCGCCGCCGCCGATGCCGTCGCGTCCGCCGACCCCGGCGCCGAGACCGTCTGGACCCGCGACATCGACCTCCTCCTCGCCGAGCGGGACGCCCGCGCCCGGGACGCCGAGCTCGTCGACCTGCCCACGCGCATCCCCGCGTCGCGCTTCAAGGACTTCGTGAGCGACACCGCGGGCGTCGCCGCGCGCCTGCGCCGCCCCATGCCGGAGCGCCCCTACCGGCAGACCCGGCTCGGCACGCTCTTCCACGGCTGGGTCGAGGCGCGCTACGGGCCCGCGGGCACGGGCGACGTCATCGACGCGGCGGGCGTCGAGCTCGACCAGGACCCGACCGAGCCCGCCGTGGAGACGGAGGACCTCGACCGCCTCCGCGCGATCTTCGAGGCGAGCGAGTGGGCGGCCCGGAAGCCCGAGGAGGTCGAGGTCGAGATCCACATGGAGCTCGCCGGACAGGTCGTCATCTGCAAGATCGACGCGGTGTTCCTCATCGACGGCCGCTACCGGGTCGTCGACTGGAAGACCGGCCGCACCCCGAAGGACGCGGCCGACCTCGAGCTCAAGCAGCTGCAGCTCGCGCTGTACCGCCTCGCGTTCGCGAAGTGGCGCGGCATCGACCCGGACCTCATCGACGCGGAGTTCTACTTCGTCGCGGAGGACCGGTCGCTGAAGCCGGAGCGGCTCTACTCGGAGGAGGACCTCGTGGCGCTCTGGTCGGGGGCGCGCACGCCGGACGCGTCGCGCGCGCCGTCGGGGGAGACCGTGGGCTGA
- a CDS encoding phosphotransferase, giving the protein MARSHLTLAALATSAVAGLDVVRSTPFTAGGAGDFDSALLTTRDGRELLVRVPTTQAAESEQSADLVALRALSTGIRSRLPFQVPEFLGQAPIKPTRGFVYEHVPGRVISLDEIPAGDGLARSIGAAVSAVHSLPTGFVADAGLPVLSAAEIHSQTAALIDRAAATALVPSLLLSRWEEALDDQSLWQFQPAVVNGAVQASSFLVDGDDVTGMIGWSELRVADPAHDLHWVLGARAEHVAESVFRAYNQAHHVTVDRQLKQRALLYAELEIARWLLHGTDTRNQGIIDDAVNMLSALVDTVRADEGHRIAHETLPVMDVDQVEEMLDSRPQPTVSPDGARDASGVRAPDQSATRSSSE; this is encoded by the coding sequence ATGGCCAGATCCCACCTCACTCTAGCCGCGTTGGCGACCTCGGCCGTCGCGGGGCTCGACGTGGTCCGCAGCACCCCCTTCACGGCCGGCGGCGCGGGCGACTTCGACTCCGCGCTCCTCACCACGCGGGACGGCCGCGAGCTCCTCGTGCGCGTCCCGACCACGCAGGCCGCCGAGTCCGAGCAGTCCGCGGACCTCGTGGCGCTCCGGGCGCTGAGCACCGGGATCCGCTCCCGCCTGCCCTTCCAGGTGCCCGAGTTCCTGGGGCAGGCGCCCATCAAGCCCACCCGCGGCTTCGTCTACGAGCACGTGCCCGGACGCGTGATCTCGCTCGACGAGATCCCCGCGGGCGACGGCCTCGCGCGCTCCATCGGCGCCGCCGTCTCCGCCGTGCACAGCCTGCCGACCGGCTTCGTCGCGGACGCGGGCCTGCCCGTGCTGTCGGCCGCCGAGATCCACAGCCAGACGGCCGCGCTCATCGACCGGGCCGCGGCCACCGCGCTCGTGCCGAGCCTGCTGCTCTCGCGCTGGGAGGAGGCCCTCGACGACCAGTCGCTCTGGCAGTTCCAGCCCGCCGTCGTGAACGGGGCCGTGCAGGCCTCGTCGTTCCTCGTCGACGGCGACGACGTGACCGGGATGATCGGCTGGTCGGAGCTGCGCGTCGCCGACCCCGCGCACGACCTGCACTGGGTGCTGGGCGCGCGCGCCGAGCACGTCGCCGAGAGCGTCTTCCGCGCCTACAACCAGGCGCACCACGTGACCGTGGACCGCCAGCTCAAGCAGCGCGCGCTCCTCTACGCCGAGCTCGAGATCGCCCGTTGGCTGCTGCACGGGACCGACACCCGCAACCAGGGCATCATCGACGACGCGGTGAACATGCTCAGCGCGCTGGTCGACACGGTGCGCGCCGACGAGGGCCACCGCATCGCGCACGAGACGCTGCCGGTGATGGACGTCGACCAGGTCGAGGAGATGCTCGACTCCCGGCCTCAGCCCACGGTCTCCCCCGACGGCGCGCGCGACGCGTCCGGCGTGCGCGCCCCCGACCAGAGCGCCACGAGGTCCTCCTCCGAGTAG
- a CDS encoding zinc-dependent metalloprotease, with the protein MADEPTPNPEDEFRRMLERFLGADGQIDPDKLAGAAGLPQDPEMVRQLLAQLQGALSSTGDGVDWKVAREGARQLAAAEQTQVTAAVSAPLDQAFQVAALWLDEVAHVSQLTVAPRLITRAQWTELTMPVWTQLAEPVALSIADSLTEVLQQNAPEEMQGMVAGAGRMMRNLGGTLFAMQLGQVVGQLSTEVVSGGDVGIPLLDDQQAALLPQNVAAFGSGLDVPEDQVQIYLAVRELAHARLFRHARWLRLQLITSITEFAKGVHIDTERLESLAEGFDPSNPEELRQAMVDGSLIPPKSDAQRAALARLETMLALIEGWVDVVTAAATVRLPRASAIAETVRRRRATGGPAESAFATLVGLELRPRRLREAAAMWQAVSDGVGAEQRDALWSHPDVLPTSEDIDAPHALVARLTQGEPEPDEVDQALEDLLRGSDAGRPVEDGQGRATEPGETPDERPDDDGTDPRPV; encoded by the coding sequence ATGGCCGACGAGCCCACCCCGAATCCCGAGGACGAGTTCCGGCGCATGCTGGAGCGGTTCCTCGGTGCCGACGGGCAGATCGACCCCGACAAGCTCGCGGGCGCCGCGGGCCTGCCGCAGGATCCGGAGATGGTCCGCCAGCTCCTCGCGCAGCTCCAGGGCGCGCTCAGCAGCACGGGCGACGGCGTGGACTGGAAGGTCGCCCGCGAGGGCGCCCGCCAGCTCGCCGCGGCGGAGCAGACGCAGGTCACCGCCGCCGTCTCCGCGCCCCTCGACCAGGCCTTCCAGGTCGCCGCGCTGTGGCTCGACGAGGTCGCCCACGTCAGCCAGCTCACGGTCGCGCCGCGCCTCATCACCCGCGCCCAGTGGACCGAGCTGACGATGCCGGTCTGGACGCAGCTCGCCGAGCCGGTCGCGCTCAGCATCGCCGACTCCCTCACCGAGGTGCTCCAGCAGAACGCGCCCGAGGAGATGCAGGGCATGGTCGCGGGCGCCGGCCGCATGATGCGCAACCTCGGCGGCACGCTCTTCGCCATGCAGCTCGGCCAGGTGGTCGGGCAGCTGTCCACCGAGGTCGTCTCGGGCGGCGACGTGGGGATCCCGCTGCTCGACGACCAGCAGGCCGCGCTCCTGCCGCAGAACGTGGCCGCGTTCGGATCCGGCCTCGACGTGCCCGAGGACCAGGTGCAGATCTACCTGGCGGTCCGGGAGCTCGCCCACGCGCGGCTCTTCCGCCACGCGCGCTGGCTGCGCCTGCAGCTCATCACCTCCATCACGGAGTTCGCGAAGGGCGTGCACATCGACACCGAGCGGCTCGAGTCGCTCGCGGAGGGCTTCGACCCGTCGAACCCCGAGGAGCTCCGCCAGGCCATGGTCGACGGGTCCCTCATCCCGCCGAAGTCCGACGCGCAGCGCGCCGCGCTCGCCCGGCTCGAGACCATGCTCGCCCTCATCGAGGGGTGGGTCGACGTGGTCACGGCCGCGGCCACGGTCCGCCTCCCCCGCGCGTCGGCCATCGCCGAGACGGTGCGCCGCCGCCGCGCCACGGGCGGTCCCGCCGAGTCGGCGTTCGCCACGCTCGTGGGCCTGGAGCTCCGGCCCCGGCGCCTCCGCGAGGCGGCGGCCATGTGGCAGGCCGTGTCCGACGGCGTGGGCGCCGAGCAGCGCGACGCGCTCTGGTCGCACCCCGACGTGCTCCCCACCTCCGAGGACATCGACGCTCCGCACGCCCTCGTCGCGCGCCTCACGCAGGGCGAGCCGGAGCCCGACGAGGTCGACCAGGCGCTCGAGGACCTGCTCCGCGGATCCGACGCCGGCCGTCCCGTGGAGGACGGCCAGGGTCGGGCGACCGAGCCCGGCGAGACCCCGGACGAGCGGCCCGACGACGACGGCACGGATCCGCGCCCCGTCTGA
- the nudC gene encoding NAD(+) diphosphatase — MLDSFLSRLPLSREGVDRDGLNRDSPALFDELWADPATRVLALHGHRALGSAADGRAALDLLPVDRVTSATVRIYLGRTTLAHEGEPVGTPVVAAVLTDAAAAELEPAEERWLELRTTATQLDDRDAAIFTTALATANWHASHPFSPKTGEPTVVEQGGWVRRAPSDGSQVFPRTDAAVIMGVVDQDDRLLLGANAMWGGDRYSLLAGFVEPGESFEAAVKREVLEESGVTVEDPRYLGSQPWPFPASVMVGFLARVSAGSGPATPDGTEIIDLRWFSREELRAALGEIALPGPSSIARAIIEEWYGGPLEDGEREW; from the coding sequence GTGCTCGACAGCTTCCTCTCCCGCCTGCCCCTCTCCCGCGAGGGCGTCGACCGCGACGGCCTGAACCGCGACTCGCCGGCCCTGTTCGACGAGCTGTGGGCGGATCCCGCCACGCGCGTCCTCGCCCTGCACGGCCACCGCGCGCTGGGGTCCGCCGCCGACGGCCGTGCCGCCCTCGACCTCCTGCCGGTCGACCGCGTCACCAGCGCGACCGTCCGCATCTACCTCGGCCGCACCACCCTCGCGCACGAGGGCGAGCCGGTCGGCACGCCGGTGGTCGCGGCGGTCCTCACCGACGCGGCCGCCGCCGAGCTCGAGCCCGCCGAGGAGCGCTGGCTGGAGCTGCGGACCACCGCCACGCAGCTCGACGACCGCGACGCGGCGATCTTCACGACCGCGCTCGCCACCGCGAACTGGCATGCGTCGCACCCGTTCTCGCCCAAGACGGGCGAGCCCACCGTCGTCGAGCAGGGCGGCTGGGTGCGCCGCGCGCCCTCCGACGGCTCGCAGGTCTTCCCGCGCACCGACGCCGCCGTGATCATGGGGGTCGTCGACCAGGACGACCGCCTGCTCCTCGGCGCCAACGCCATGTGGGGCGGCGACCGCTACTCGCTGCTCGCGGGCTTCGTCGAGCCGGGGGAGTCGTTCGAGGCGGCCGTGAAGCGCGAGGTGCTCGAGGAGTCCGGCGTCACCGTCGAGGATCCCCGCTACCTCGGCAGCCAGCCGTGGCCGTTCCCCGCGTCCGTCATGGTCGGCTTCCTCGCGCGCGTCTCCGCCGGGAGCGGGCCCGCGACGCCGGACGGCACCGAGATCATCGACCTGCGCTGGTTCAGCCGCGAGGAGCTGCGGGCGGCGCTCGGCGAGATCGCCCTGCCCGGCCCGTCGTCCATCGCGCGCGCCATCATCGAGGAGTGGTACGGCGGACCCCTCGAGGACGGCGAGCGGGAGTGGTGA
- a CDS encoding ATP-dependent helicase translates to MLEALDDQQRLAAEALLGPVVVLAGAGTGKTRAITHRIAYGIQAGVYPPNRVMALTFTSRAAAELRGRLRELGAGPVAARTFHAAALKQLNFFWPQVVGGTMPRLIESKGRMLGHAAESLRLRLDTAALRDMAAEVEWRKVSMISIEQYGLAARTTRTLPPQLDPDQAVALLQAYEDIKDQRRQLDFEDVLLATAGMIEAEPWVAQQVREQYRFFVVDEYQDVSPLQQTILDLWMGDRRDLCVVGDASQTIYSFAGAKSAYLLDFASRFPEATVVRLERNYRSTSGITEAANRLMRGRPGALTLVSADADPDGDGTGTASASAKGRGSAAVPGRGEGFRAPQVSAFPSDGAEARAIAGAVAQQIASGIAPEDIAVLYRMNGQSAVLEQALGDAGVSYQVRGSQRFFDRPEIKQALLALRGASVSISGEPLFKSVSDVLRGLGWSQQPPEQPGAVRDRWESLDAIMGLAERMPAGSTFRAFTDELLERQAGQHEPTVSAVTLATLHSAKGLEWEHVYLMGLSEGLVPISYAQTLEAVDEERRLLYVGITRARSGLRLSWSRSGPQRSGQREPSRFLAELDTRISGGGAKRGA, encoded by the coding sequence CTGCTCGAGGCGCTCGACGACCAGCAGCGCCTCGCCGCCGAGGCGCTCCTCGGACCCGTCGTCGTGCTCGCGGGCGCCGGCACCGGCAAGACGCGCGCCATCACCCACCGCATCGCCTACGGGATCCAGGCCGGCGTCTACCCGCCGAACCGCGTGATGGCGCTCACCTTCACCTCGCGCGCGGCCGCCGAGCTGCGGGGTCGGCTCCGCGAGCTCGGCGCCGGACCCGTGGCCGCCCGCACCTTCCACGCCGCGGCCCTCAAGCAGCTCAACTTCTTCTGGCCGCAGGTGGTCGGCGGCACCATGCCGCGCCTCATCGAGAGCAAGGGGCGGATGCTCGGCCACGCCGCCGAGTCGCTCCGCCTCCGCCTCGACACGGCCGCCCTCCGCGACATGGCCGCCGAGGTCGAGTGGCGCAAGGTCTCGATGATCTCCATCGAGCAGTACGGCCTCGCCGCGCGCACCACCCGCACGCTGCCGCCGCAGCTCGACCCCGACCAGGCCGTCGCGCTCCTGCAGGCCTACGAGGACATCAAGGACCAGCGCCGCCAGCTCGACTTCGAGGACGTGCTGCTCGCGACGGCGGGCATGATCGAGGCGGAGCCGTGGGTGGCGCAGCAGGTGCGGGAGCAGTACCGCTTCTTCGTGGTCGACGAGTACCAGGACGTCTCGCCGCTGCAGCAGACGATCCTCGACCTCTGGATGGGCGACCGCCGCGACCTCTGCGTCGTCGGCGACGCCAGCCAGACCATCTACTCGTTCGCGGGCGCGAAGAGCGCCTACCTCCTCGACTTCGCCTCCCGCTTCCCCGAGGCGACCGTCGTGCGGCTGGAGCGGAACTACCGGTCGACCTCCGGCATCACGGAGGCGGCGAACCGGCTGATGCGCGGCCGGCCCGGCGCCCTCACGCTCGTCTCGGCGGACGCGGATCCGGACGGCGACGGCACGGGCACGGCGTCCGCGTCGGCGAAGGGCCGCGGATCCGCCGCCGTGCCGGGTCGCGGCGAGGGCTTCCGCGCGCCCCAGGTGAGCGCGTTCCCCTCCGACGGCGCGGAGGCGCGAGCGATCGCGGGCGCCGTCGCGCAGCAGATCGCCTCCGGCATCGCACCTGAGGACATCGCCGTGCTCTACCGGATGAACGGCCAGTCCGCCGTGCTCGAGCAGGCGCTCGGCGACGCGGGAGTGAGCTACCAGGTGCGCGGATCCCAGCGCTTCTTCGACCGGCCCGAGATCAAGCAGGCCCTCCTCGCGCTCCGCGGCGCGTCCGTCTCGATCTCCGGCGAGCCGCTGTTCAAGTCGGTGAGCGACGTGCTCCGCGGCCTCGGCTGGAGCCAGCAGCCGCCCGAGCAGCCCGGCGCGGTGCGCGACCGCTGGGAGTCCCTCGACGCGATCATGGGCCTCGCCGAGCGCATGCCGGCCGGCAGCACCTTCCGCGCCTTCACCGACGAGCTGCTGGAGCGGCAGGCCGGCCAGCACGAGCCGACCGTCTCCGCCGTCACGCTCGCCACGCTGCACTCCGCCAAGGGCCTCGAGTGGGAGCACGTCTACCTGATGGGGCTCAGCGAGGGGCTCGTGCCCATCAGCTACGCGCAGACGCTCGAGGCGGTGGACGAGGAGCGGCGCTTGCTCTACGTGGGCATCACGCGCGCGCGCTCCGGGCTGCGGCTCTCCTGGAGCCGGAGCGGACCGCAGCGATCCGGTCAGCGGGAGCCGTCGCGGTTCCTGGCAGAGCTCGACACGCGCATCTCGGGTGGGGGCGCGAAGCGCGGCGCGTGA
- a CDS encoding YlbL family protein → MSLFAQHAPRAPRPPRRRRVGRVLAGTGAVLALALGLLPSPYVIEQPGPVFDTLGTSDHEGAERPLISIPDRPTYPTDGRLDMLTVSVVGNPAQRPDWFSVVSAWLDPSRSVVPMEAVFPADQTAEERAAQNQVQMTDSQQDAVAAALTELGIDVPRTLDVQSVLAGSAADGALRAGDAIRTVDGTGVVDLADLQARVAAAGTTTPLSFGITRDGQDSTVEVTPAERDGRPVIGVVTSTAYEFPFEVDIQLDDVGGPSAGMMFALGIMDKLEEGSLTGGKAIAGTGTIDAAGTVGPIGGIRQKLFGAERAGAEYFLAPAENCDEVRGHVPDGLRVFAVSTLDDSLRALQAVSTGGDLDALPTC, encoded by the coding sequence ATGAGCCTGTTCGCCCAGCACGCCCCCCGCGCACCCCGGCCGCCGCGCCGTCGCCGCGTGGGCCGCGTGCTCGCCGGCACGGGCGCCGTGCTCGCCCTCGCGCTCGGCCTCCTGCCCTCGCCGTACGTCATCGAGCAGCCCGGCCCGGTCTTCGACACCCTCGGCACGAGCGACCACGAAGGCGCCGAGCGCCCGCTCATCTCGATCCCCGACCGGCCGACCTACCCGACCGACGGCCGCCTCGACATGCTCACGGTCAGCGTCGTCGGCAACCCCGCGCAGCGCCCCGACTGGTTCTCGGTGGTCTCGGCCTGGCTCGACCCGAGCCGCAGCGTCGTCCCGATGGAGGCGGTGTTCCCCGCCGACCAGACCGCGGAGGAGCGCGCCGCCCAGAACCAGGTGCAGATGACCGACTCCCAGCAGGACGCCGTCGCCGCCGCCCTCACCGAGCTCGGCATCGACGTGCCGCGCACCCTCGACGTGCAGAGCGTCCTGGCCGGCTCGGCCGCCGACGGTGCGCTGCGGGCCGGCGACGCGATCCGGACGGTGGACGGCACGGGCGTGGTCGACCTCGCCGACCTGCAGGCGCGCGTGGCGGCGGCAGGAACGACGACGCCCCTGTCCTTCGGGATCACGCGCGACGGCCAGGACAGCACGGTCGAGGTCACGCCCGCCGAGCGCGACGGCCGGCCCGTCATCGGCGTCGTCACCTCCACCGCCTACGAGTTCCCGTTCGAGGTCGACATCCAGCTCGACGACGTGGGCGGGCCGAGCGCCGGCATGATGTTCGCCCTCGGGATCATGGACAAGCTCGAGGAGGGCTCGCTCACCGGCGGCAAGGCCATCGCGGGCACGGGCACCATCGACGCCGCGGGCACGGTCGGGCCCATCGGCGGGATCCGGCAGAAGCTCTTCGGCGCCGAGCGCGCGGGCGCCGAGTACTTCCTCGCCCCGGCCGAGAACTGCGACGAGGTCCGCGGGCACGTGCCCGACGGCCTCCGCGTCTTCGCCGTCTCGACGCTCGACGACTCGCTCCGGGCGCTCCAGGCGGTCTCCACGGGCGGCGACCTGGACGCCCTCCCGACCTGCTGA